A window of Halobacillus naozhouensis genomic DNA:
GTCCTGCTGACAGATACGACGTTCCGTGATGCTCACCAATCATTGCTGGCCACAAGGGTAAGAACAAAAGATCTAAAAACGATCGCAGAGCCTACATCACGATTGCTCCCTGATTTATTCTCATTAGAAATGTGGGGCGGAGCGACTTTTGATGTAGCCTACCGATTCCTGAACGAAGACCCGTGGGAAAGACTGCTGACACTCCGGCAGAAATCGCCAAACGTACTTTTTCAAATGCTGTTACGTGCTTCCAATGCAGTAGGGTATAAAAATTATCCCGATAACCTCATTCGTGAATTTGTTGAGAAGAGTTCCAACGCTGGTATTGATGTGTTTAGAATCTTTGATAGTTTGAACTGGGTTGAAGGAATGAAACTAACGATTGATGCGGTACGGGAAAACAATAAGATTGCCGAAGCCTCGATGTGTTACACAGGGGACATTATGGATTCGTCCAGACCTAAGTATGACCTGAAGTATTATCAAAACTTGGCAAAAGAGCTTCAGGACGCCGGGGCCCATATCCTTGGCATCAAAGATATGGCTGGATTGCTTAAACCAGAGGCAGCTTATCAGCTTATCTCCAGCCTGAAAGAAACAGTCGATATCCCGATCCACCTTCATACCCATGACACGAGTGGAAATGGAATATTTACGTATGCACGAGCTATCGAAGCAGGCGTAGATGTGGTGGACGTGGCAACAGGTTCCATGGCCGGATTGACTTCTCAGCCAAGTGCCAACAGTCTTTACTATGCACTAGAAGGCAGTGAACGCAAGCCTAATGTAGATATTGAGGCATATGAACAATTAGGTCATTACTGGGAAGATATCAGGGAGTACTATACCGATTTTGAAAGCGGCATGATGGCCCCGCATACTGAGGTCTACCATCACGAAATGCCTGGCGGGCAATATAGTAACCTGCAGCAGCAGGCACGTGCTGTCGGTTTAGCGGATCGCTGGGACGAAGTGAAACATATGTACCGCAGAGTGAACGATATGTTCGGGGATATTGTAAAAGTCACGCCGTCCTCCAAAGTGGTTGGTGACATGGCTTTATTCATGGTTCAGAACGATTTGAATGAAGATGATATCTATGAAAAAGGAGAATCATTAGCATTCCCGGATAGTGTTGTAGAACTTTTCCAGGGGTATTTAGGGCAGCCTTATGAAGGGTTTCCTTCTGAGTTGCAGCGGATCGTATTAAAAGGCAGACAGCCGATTAATGAACGTCCAGGTGAACTGCTTGACCCTGTCGATTTCAAGGACTTGAAAGAAACCTTGTTCCATAAACTAGATCGGCAGGTTACTAGTTTCGATATGATTAGCCATGCTCTGTATCCTAAAGTGTTTATGGACTATCACAAGTTTACAGAACAATATGGTGACATGTCTGTTTTAGATACACCGACGTTCTTCTATGGTATGCGGCTTGGGGAAGAGATCGAGGTGGAGATCGAACAAGGTAAGACTTTAATCGTCAAACTCGTTTCGATTGGAGAAGCTCAAGTTGATGGAACGAGAACGGTCTACTTTGAATTGAACGGTCAGCCTCGTGAAGTTGTAATTAAGGACTTGAATGTAAAAGCTACTGTCCAGCAGCGTCCAAAGGCAGACAAATCAAATGCTAAACACATTGGAGCGAGTATGCCGGGTACAGTCATTAAGGTCATTTCCGAAAAAGGTGACAAAGTCCAAAAAGGAGATCACCTCATGATAACCGAAGCCATGAAGATGGAGACGACAGTCCAAGCGCCATTTGATGGTGTGATCAAAGATATTTATGTCGGTAACAATGAAGCGATTCACGTAGAAGATTTACTCATCGAATTTGAGTAAATCCTTTAGAGACCTGGTACCTGTAAAATAGGACCAGGTCTTTTTTATACATACACAAGCGAAATGATCAGCTGGAGGCTCAGGATTCATCGAAATAGGGACTTTTGGAGGTACTACAGTTGACAAAATTTGAATTCTGGATGCCGGATAAAATTGAATTCCTGCTGAACAGGACCTTGCATTGTGGCCCGTAATTTGCTAGAACTATAAAGGTGTCTATTTTTTCTTTATGTACATAGGAGATCCAGGGAAAGCCTTTCCAAAAAAAGCGTCACATATTTGTCACATTTTAATAAAATTGTGAAGGAAAAATAGATAGAAGTGAAATTCCATGATACAATTATTCTGATGTTTCCATGAATTGTTTACTTTTATGGAGAATGATGACTGATTTATAGCTAACTTGCCAATGCTATAAAAGACAGAAGGAGGGAAGATATTTCGATGGACAATCCTAGAACAGTTGAGTCCGCTGCTTCATATGTTGTGAGCGAGTCAACTGTCCGTGAAACTTCAATGATAGCTGACATCAAAAGCTTAATTAAAGTCGGAATAATAAACTCCAATCTGATTACAACGTTCACAGGTTTCTGGCTTGCCATGTATTTTACTGGTGCAGGCTTCGCCAGTCATTGGCTGACATTCCTATTGACCATGTTCGGAACCGCTTTCTTAATTGCGGGTGGATGTATCATCAATAACTGGTATGATAGAGATATTGATCACATCATGACACGAACGGTCAGCCGCCCTACTGTAACGGGTTCAATTCCATTGCCAGTGATTTTATCGATGGGTATTGGCGCTTCAAGCATCGGTTTTATTATACTTTTATTCACGACCATAGAAGCTGCCCTCTTTGGAGCATTTGGCTGGTTTGTTTATGTGGTGCTGTACACCATGTGGTCTAAAAGGAAATACACGATCAACACGGTAATTGGAAGCTTTTCCGGTGCTGTTCCGCCATTAATCGGGTGGGCTGCCGTTGAACCGGGATTACGTTTAGAAGCTATTATCTTGTTTTTAATTATGTTTATCTGGCAAACTCCTCATTTTTTAGCTTTAGCTATGAAGAAGAAAGAGGATTACAAAGCAGCTGGAATTCCAATGCTGCCTGTTGTTCATGGGTTTAAAATGACCAAAAGGCAAGTGGTCGTTTATGTAGCTTGTTTATTGCCATTACCAATTTACTTAGTTTCTCTGGGAAGCATCTTTTTAACGGTGGCCTTCGCTCTGTCTATCGGCTGGCTGATACTGGGTTTAGTCGGGTTCTTGATGAAGGACGATTATAAGTGGGCCAAGTGGATGTTTGTTTATTCCTTGAACTATTTGACAATCCTATTCTTAACGATGGTGCTTGTCACATTGCCTGTTTCTTTTTAAGGTAACCAGCTCTTTTTCGAGCTAGTTCCAATAATATAATTCAATCAAAAGAGAAAGAGAGGTATCACTCAATGAGAGGTTGGATGGGAAAGTTCCGTTCCTTGATCTTATTTGGCGCATTAACCCTATTCCTTTCGGGATGCGGGGTTGAGAATATGACTGCACTAAAGCCAGAAGGATATGGAGCGAATTTATTATTTGATCTTATGATGATCAGTATTGCGATAATGCTCTTTGTGTTCATTATCGTTATGGCGATCTACACGTTTGTTTTAATTCGTTATCGTCAGAAAAAGGGACAGGAAGACTATATCCCTAAACAAACAGAAGGAAACAAAGCTTTAGAAATGATTTGGACAGTTATCCCAATTATTTTACTTCTAGTATTAGCTGTTCCTACTGTGCAAGCTACGTTTGACTTAGCGGATACAGGAGCTAAGAACGATGAGGACGCAATAACCATTGAGGTTACTGGTAATCAGTACTGGTGGCATTTTAATTATAAAGGACAGGAAATCACGACGAGTCAGGACCTTTATATTCCAACTGGTGAACGCGTATACTTAGACTTAAAATCGAGTGATGTTATTCACTCATTCTGGGTTCCTTCCATCGCAGGTAAAATGGACACGAATCCGGGCGAAAACGTAAATTCGATGTACTTAGAAGCTTTTGAAGAAGGCGTTTACTGGGGACAATGTGCTGAGCTTTGTGGTCCATCGCATTCTTTAATGGACTTTAAAGTGATTGCTGTAAGTCCTGAAGAATTTGATCAGTGGGTAAAAGACATGCAAAATGTCGATCCTGAAGCTGAGCCAAAGACAGCCTCTGCAAAAGAAGGTCAGGAATTATTTAATAACAACTGTATGAGCTGTCACGCCATTGGAAGCGGCGGTGCCGGTATTGCACCAAACCTAACCAATTTTGGCAACCGTACGATGATTGCAGGAATTCTTGAACCGACGAAAGAGAACTTGGTCAATTGGATTGTTAATCCAGATGAAATTAAGCCTGGTAACCAAATGCCGGCCAATCTGGTATCTGAAGAAGAAGCAAGCAAGATTGCAGATTACCTGCTGCAACTTAAACATTCAGAAGTTACACCTGATTCTGCAGGTGACAACAATCAAAAATAATTTATAACTACGAGAAAGAGGTTTTTAAGGGAGGTTAAAGCGTGAGTACTGCTGTTGCTCAAAATCGTGGACTCGGCGCTGCGATTTGGGACTATTTAACAACGGTGGACCATAAAAAGATTGCTCATCTTTATTTGGTCTCCGGAGGTTTATTTTTCCTTATCGGCGGGCTTGAAGCGATGATAATTCGAATTCAGCTTATGGAGCCTAGTAATAACTTCATATCCGCTGGACTTTATAATGAAATGATCACCATGCATGGTACAACAATGATTTTCCTGGCGGCAATGCCGATCATATTTGCTTTAATGAATGCTGTTGTACCTTTACAGATCGGAGCACGAGATGTAGCTTTTCCATTTTTGAACTCACTAGGTTTCTGGTTGTTTTTATTTGGTGGGTTAATTTTGAACATTTCCTGGTTTACGGGCGCTCCAGATGCCGGCTGGACGAACTATGCACCACTTTCGACAACCTCGCCCGGCCATGGAGTAGACTACTACGTCATGGGTCTGCAGATCTCAGGCGCTGGAACGTTGATTGGTGGTATTAACTTTCTTGTAACGATCGTTAATATGCGTGCACCCGGTATGACATATATGCGTATGCCGTTGTTTACCTGGACTGTCTTTGTAACGAGCACATTGATCCTATTTGCCTTCCCGGCATTGACTGTTGGTCTTTTCCTCATGATGTTTGACCGCATGTTTGGATCTGCATTCTTTGATGTAGCTCTTGGCGGTAACGCTATGATCTGGGAGCACTTATTCTGGATCTTTGGACACCCGGAAGTATATATTTTGATTCTTCCTGCTTTCGGTGCTTTTAGTGAAATCTTTTCTACGTTTTCTAAAAAACGCCTGTTTGGTTATTCAGCGATGGTATTTGCAACTGTATTGATCGGCTTTTTAGCCTTCATGGTTTGGGCTCACCACATGTTTACTGTGGGAATGGGTCCAATTGCGAACTCGATCTTTGCTGTAGCTACAATGGCAATTGCTGTTCCAACCGGAATTAAGATATTCAACTGGCTGTTTACGATGTGGGGCGGTAACATTCGCATGACAACCGCTATGCTCTGGTCAATCGCATTTATCCCTACCTTCACCATTGGAGGTATGACAGGGGTAATGCTGGCGGCCGCAGCAGCTGATTATCAATATCACGATACTTATTTCGTAGTAGCCCATTTCCACTATGTTATCGTTGGTGGTCTGGTGTTCGGTATTTTCGCTGCCCTCCATTACTGGTGGCCGAAAATGTTTGGGCAAGTTTTAAGTGAAGGTCTTGGTAAGTTAACTTTCTGGTTGTTCTTCATCGGATTCCATCTGACGTTCTTCATTCAGCATTTCTTAGGTCTGATTGGAATGCCGCGTCGTTACTGGACATACCAGGAAGGACAGGGACTGGAATTAGGAAACATGATCAGTACAGTCGGTGCCTTTTTAATGGCGATTGGTACTCTTGTTTTCCTCTATAACATTGTTCAAACTGCCGTAAAAGGCGAGAAAGTAAGCGGAGACCCGTGGGATGGCCGTACGCTCGAATGGGCAATTCCATCACCACCACCGCACTATAATTTCAAACAAACACCACTTGTCCGCGGTCTTGACGCCCTATGGGTGGAGAAGATGGAAGGCAAGAATGGGATGACCCCTGCTGAGCCGCTTGGTGATATTCATATGCCAAATAACTCTATTCTTCCGTTCTTAATGTCATTAGGACTGTTTATTGCAGGCTTTGGGTTCATCTATCAAGTGGACAATAAAATGTGGTTAATTCTCGTATTTATCGGAATGGGTATTACACTTGGATCCATGTTGACACGTTCAGTCAAAGATGATCTAGGTCATCATATTCATAAAGAAGATCTTGAGAAGGGGGCTGGCGAGTAATGAGTAATGAGGATGTACTAAATCCAAAAGAAATGCCACATGAGCCGGAAAAAGCCACCCTTGAAGGCAAGAATAAGTTCATAGGCTTTTGGTTCTTCCTTGGCGGGGAAACCGTATTGTTTGCTTGTTTATTTGGTACGTATCTTGCATTAAACGGCTCGACTATGGGGGAGAATACTCCTGAACACCTATTTGGCTTAGAGCTCGTGTTTATTATGACGATGCTTCTATTAACAAGTTCTCTGACAAGTGTGTATGCAATGTACCATATGAAGAACAATGATTTTGGGAAAATGCAATTATGGCTTGGCGTTACAGTCGTGCTTGGACTCGGATTCCTTGGCTGTGAAATTTACGAATTCATGCACTACATTCACGAGTATGAATTCACATTCCAATCTTCGGCGTTCGGTTCTGCTTTTTACACGTTAGTTGGATTCCATGGTGGTCACGTACTATTTGGTTTATCATGGATCACTGCGTTGATGATTCGTAATTCAAGACGCGGCCTGAACCTGTATAATGCACCTAAGTTTTATATTGCAAGTTTATACTGGCACTTCATTGATGTTGTATGGGTATTTATCTTTACTGTCGTATATTTGATGGGAAAGGTGGGTTAATCAATGGCGAATCACTCGAAATCCCCTAGTCAGCAAATGGACTTTGAGAAGAAGCAGCACAAGGAAGAAATGAAACAGCAAGTGATTAGTTTTGTGATGATGATTCTTTTCACGATCGTGGCATTTAGTATGGTGCTGCTTGAGATTAACTCGTATTTCCTCATTCCTACATTGATCTTACTGGCAGTTGTGCAAGTTCTTTTCCAACTGTATTACTTCATGCATATGAAAAACAAAGGGCATGACATGGTTGCCATGATGATGTACGGAGGAATCAGTGTTGCCGTACTGACGATCATTACCTTTACGACTATTATCTGGTGGTAAAGAAGACAAAAGACCGGGGATCTCCGGTCTTTTTCTTTATGTCTAATTTATGAACATTAAAAAAGATCTTGGACAAGGCTCGTGTTTTACGTGAAAATTAGTTAAAATAAAGAGGTAACAAGTCTATACAATCTGAGGTGAGACACCCATGTGGTTAGAACTACAAATATTCGGGTTTCGAGCACTATGGAGCCCTTATTATTTGCTTTTTGTTTTAGTACTTTCATTTCTTTACTTTATGATAACCGGACCGTGGCGTAAGCAGGGTGAAACAAGACCTGAAACCCGTCAGCAGGTAATGTTTTATATCGGGATGGCATTGTTATACACTATCAAGGGATCCCCGATTGACTTACTCTCTCATATAATGTTTACCGCACATATGATACAAATGGCTCTTTATTACTTATTGTTTCCAATCCTCATTATTAAAGGGATCCCTGTTTGGATTTGGCAAAAGGTTTTTCAAATACGTGGACTGAAGTCGGTTCTTAGCTTATTAACAAGGCCGTTGATTGCACTGTTATTATTTAACGGTGTATTCTCGATTTATCACATGCCACAGGTGTTTGATTATGCCAAATCGAGTGAATGGGCTCATGCGCTTATTAGTACCGGCATTTTATTCACCGCATTTTGTATGTGGTGGGCCGTGTATTCACCGCTTGAGAAAACAGATCGTTTAAGCCCTATTTTAAAGATTGGCTACATTTTTGCTAACGGTGTTTTAATTACACCAGCATGCGGGCTGATCATTTTTGCCGGCGCCCCTATCTATGAAACATATTCCCAGGCGGGTGCATGGCTGCAGGCAATGAGTTTATGTGTGCCCACAGATGTACTGGCAGGCATTTCAAATCAATTAAGTGGCCCTGCGTTTTTTACTCCAATGCCAGTGCTGCATGATCAGCAGCTGGGCGGGATTGTCATGAAAGTATCACAAGAGATCATTTTCGGCTTCATTATTGCTCAAATCTTTTTCAGCTGGTTTAATCGTGAGCGTGATACAATTGATCCATTGCCAAGCCATTTGCAAACAGACTCGTAATGCTGAGAGTTTACCTCCGCCTATACACTTTGCCGTAAGATTTATCGAAAAGGAGAACGCACATGCCATTATTACCCACACTAAGTACTTTTTTTATTGTACTAAGCGCGATATTAATTGCTATTGGCTGGCGGTTAATTGTTACAAATAAACCTCAAGCACATAGAAAGGCTATGATTGCTGCGTCTATCAGTGCATTGATTTTTTTCATTATTTACATGAGCCGAACTATCTTTATTGGAAATACCAGCTTCGGCGGTCCTGATGATATCAAAATATACTACACTATTTTCCTGATTTTTCATATTATCCTTGCCACAGTAGGCGCTGTGTTTGGGGTTGTGACTCTGACGTTAGCTTTTAAGCGAAATTTAATTAAGCATCGAAAAATTGGTCCAGTTACAAGCATTATCTGGTTTTGCACAGCAGTTACCGGTGTAATGGTGTACTTGTTGCTATATGTGATTTATGAAGGTGGAAAAACCACAAGCATGCTAAAGGCTATTTTTGGATTTTAAGCAGACAGCAATTAGATGAATTCGTCTAATTGCTGTTTTTATAACAAATAAAGGAGAGGATTAGGTGGAACATGCCTCGGACCGTATCAGGTTTATCCCGATAACTGTGAAAGCAGGCCAGCTTATGATCAGGAACCCCGTTAGTTTTTACGCTACATATGGTTTCCCGCGTAATAAATCCTGGCCTCATGATGGATTAAAAGCGATCTTGCCTTTTTACGTAGAGTTGTTAGAAAACGAGAGGTCTGAACTCGGGTTCGGTCCGTGGATGATGGTGGACCGCAGAGTGGGGGAAATACTAGGTGACATAGGATTTAAGGGGCAGCCTAAGTATGGAATGGTCGAAATTGGCTACTATGTAGTTCTTTCCAAGCGGAATCAAGGCTTCGCCACGGAAGCTGTAAAAGCGATGTGTAACTGGGCTTTTCAACAATCGCATGTTCGGACTGTTGAGGCACAATGTGACAAACGCAACCTCGCCTCCCAGCAAGTACTGTTCAACAATGGGTTTAATCCAATTTCGGAAAAAGGTGCTATTATTACTTTTATGAAAGAGAAATACAGTCGTGCTGAGAAACCTGGGTCGACGCAAGACCAGCATCAATAATCCCGTGAGTCGATAGCAGTCGACCGCGGGATTATTGGTGTTTATAATTTTAAATTCCACTTAATGATTCCGGCTTCTTTTGCAGAGTTAAAGGCGATCAGTGTGAGCGGTCCTAGGATAAAGCCAGCAAGCCCGATAAGCTGGAGCCCGAGATACATGGCGATTAAGGTAGCTAGCGGGGACAGACCAATGTGACTGCCCATAACTTTTGGTTCAACCGTTCTACGTATAGCAAGCAGGATGATCGCTAATACAGCCAGCTGTGTTCCAAGTGGGATATCACCTGTGATAAACATATATAACGACCATGGTCCTAAGATCACGATTGATCCGATGATCGGGATGAAGTCAATTACCCAGATGATCAGCGACATGACAATGGCTACTTCAGGGGCAATCCACAACAATCCAATGAGAGAAACGATGAAAATGATAATACTGACTAGGAATTGTGCTTTTAAAAATCCAAACACAACATAAGATAAGCGGGCGTTCATGAATTTTACTTTTTCCGAAGTGGCTTCGGTAAGCTGGTTGTGTAATTTTTTTCTGAGTCGCGGCATTTCCAGCATAAATAAAAATAAAGCAATCAGATAGACAAGGAAGCTCACTAGATACTCAGGGATTTTTGCGGCTACTGCAGCAATATTTCCAAGCTGTAATTTTTGACTGATCGCCTGAGTGGTTGAATCAAGTGTACTCATTAATTCACTTGTTACTTTCTCGACGAATTCTGGAGGCATATTCTTTGTGAAGTTATCCATATTATTTTCCCAATGAATAAACACACTGTTAATTTGGTTAATGTAGGCAGGAGCATTGTCAGCCAATTGAAGGATCTGAGTGATCGCTCTGGTGACAGCGTATGTTCCCAGTAATCCAATGAAGAGTAGAAATAGCAGAAATACCACAATCACTGCCACTTTCCTATTCACTCGAAGTCGAAACTTGATCCATCGTATGGAAGGATTTAAAAACAAGGCAGTGACGAGTGCAGCAATTAGCGGCACAGATATGGGTAAAACAAAATACCCTACAACGATGAACAGGATTGCAAGCAGGATAAGTGTCCATTGACGCTTAGTAAGATAGCTGAACAATTTATAAAATGACTCCCTTCTTCTCTATATTTGAGTGTGTCATGAAGAAGAGCCGCTCACCAGAGTGGTGTGCGACTCTTGAATAATTTTCAGCCAGTCTTAGAGGTCATTATGTTGTTTGGTGTTCGGCTACGTGTTCTTGTAGTTTCTTAACTAAATTGGTTGCTTTATCAATGATGCTTGAAGAAAACCCTTCTTGTTCTCCATATTCTACGCCATGTGGATAGTGGTGCTTCCCTAGAAGCGGAGTCACCAGCTGGATAACGGCATTACCTTTATCTACGTCACCTTCCAGCGCATATCCTTGTATGCGGATATAGAACGTTTTATTCTTCTCTGGGGAGTCAACTTTGTAATCATAGCTGACTCTTTCGTAATCCCATGAGCCGCCCAAAATAAACCCATTACTTTCCATAATCATAGTGAGTCGTTTAATGTCAATTACTAATCCATCGATTCCAGTACCTTCTAATTTCATTACATACACCTCACAAATTTTATGTATCTTTCCTCATTTTAGTATGGGAAAGGACAAGTTGCAATTCGCTGTGAATCGCTTTGTTATTACTATACATACTTTACCGACAGTCACTTAATTATACTATAAATTGCCTAGCCATGCATGTAATAAATTTAAGAAATCGGGAACAATACATATCGACGGCTGAATTAAAGGAGGATATTCATGAAGACCGTTAAAGATGTAATGACGAGTGATGTATCTGTTTGTCAAACGAGTGATACCTTATTCGATGCAGCTTCTATGATGAAACAGCAAAATGTTGGAGCCGTGCCTATTTGTGATGATAGTGGCCATTTAATGGGAATGGTAACCGATAGAGACTTAGTGATCCGGGGATATGCTGATAAGAATCCAGATTCTACACCTATCCAGCAAGTGATGAGTGAGCATCTGTACCATATCAGTCCAGACACGACCCTTGAGGAAGCCGGACAAATGATGGCCGAGCATCAAGTACGCCGACTGCCTGTCGTTGAAAATGGAAAATTGACAGGGATTATTGCGCTTGGTGATTTGTCCCTTGATCAAAAATCAGATCATGCTGCTGGTGTAGCATTACACGACATTTCAGAGCGTCCAGAGCTTCATTAAACCTTTTTAATAAGGCGACCCCTAGCAAAACGGGTCGTCTTATTTATTGACCCTACACGACGTAGGGTCGTTCGACGTTGGCACAGGA
This region includes:
- a CDS encoding CBS domain-containing protein, which encodes MKTVKDVMTSDVSVCQTSDTLFDAASMMKQQNVGAVPICDDSGHLMGMVTDRDLVIRGYADKNPDSTPIQQVMSEHLYHISPDTTLEEAGQMMAEHQVRRLPVVENGKLTGIIALGDLSLDQKSDHAAGVALHDISERPELH
- the ytvI gene encoding sporulation integral membrane protein YtvI: MFSYLTKRQWTLILLAILFIVVGYFVLPISVPLIAALVTALFLNPSIRWIKFRLRVNRKVAVIVVFLLFLLFIGLLGTYAVTRAITQILQLADNAPAYINQINSVFIHWENNMDNFTKNMPPEFVEKVTSELMSTLDSTTQAISQKLQLGNIAAVAAKIPEYLVSFLVYLIALFLFMLEMPRLRKKLHNQLTEATSEKVKFMNARLSYVVFGFLKAQFLVSIIIFIVSLIGLLWIAPEVAIVMSLIIWVIDFIPIIGSIVILGPWSLYMFITGDIPLGTQLAVLAIILLAIRRTVEPKVMGSHIGLSPLATLIAMYLGLQLIGLAGFILGPLTLIAFNSAKEAGIIKWNLKL
- a CDS encoding YugN family protein, with translation MKLEGTGIDGLVIDIKRLTMIMESNGFILGGSWDYERVSYDYKVDSPEKNKTFYIRIQGYALEGDVDKGNAVIQLVTPLLGKHHYPHGVEYGEQEGFSSSIIDKATNLVKKLQEHVAEHQTT